GTTCGCGGCCAAGAGGATGACTCGCTGGCCTCGGCGGACGTACCGCTTGACCGTGAGCTCGCCGTCGACGGCGGCCACGACGATCATCCCCGACTCGGGCTCGACGGCCCGGTCGACGACCAACACGTCGCCGTCGCGGATCCCCTCGTCCCGCATCGACCACCCCTCGGCCCGGCAGAAGAACACGGACGGGGACGAGGCCCCGAGGAGGTCGCGCATGTCGAGCTCACCCTCGGCGTAGTCGTCGGCCGGGCTGGGGAACCCGGCGGCGACGGCCGAGGCGAAGAACGGGAGCCACGGGCCGGGCGGGAGGTCGGCCGCCGTCCCGATGACGGTGACGCGGCCCGAGGGCGGGGGCGGCGGGGGCGTGAGCGAGAGGGACATGGGGGAGAGGTGGGGTCCGCCCTGACGGCCTGAAGGACGGCCTCCCCCGGTGACACCCGTCCCGTCATGGGCCCCCTCGCGCGCCACGCCACCGCCTGACGCGCGGGGACTCGGGCGCGGGGTGGGGT
This sequence is a window from Rubrivirga marina. Protein-coding genes within it:
- a CDS encoding LexA family protein, coding for MSLSLTPPPPPPSGRVTVIGTAADLPPGPWLPFFASAVAAGFPSPADDYAEGELDMRDLLGASSPSVFFCRAEGWSMRDEGIRDGDVLVVDRAVEPESGMIVVAAVDGELTVKRYVRRGQRVILLAANPEHDPIELHDGQELVVWGVVTSHVGFHLPAGKGLRRVAA